One genomic segment of Streptomyces sp. RerS4 includes these proteins:
- a CDS encoding GYD domain-containing protein yields MPLYLSRFSYTPETWTRLIGHPEDRAKAAQSYIESVGGRLHGFWYAFGTHDGYNLWEAPDNVSMAAVALRISGGGALSSFETTVLLTVDETLDALRRAEQVRYRAPGT; encoded by the coding sequence CACACCGGAAACGTGGACGAGGCTGATCGGACACCCCGAGGACCGCGCGAAGGCCGCTCAGTCCTACATCGAGTCCGTCGGTGGAAGGCTCCACGGCTTCTGGTACGCCTTCGGCACGCACGACGGCTACAACCTGTGGGAAGCCCCGGACAACGTCTCCATGGCCGCGGTTGCGCTGAGGATCAGTGGAGGCGGCGCGCTCAGCTCGTTCGAGACGACCGTTCTCCTGACCGTCGACGAAACGCTGGACGCACTGCGCAGAGCCGAACAAGTCCGGTATCGGGCTCCCGGCACGTAA